A genomic window from Agrobacterium tumefaciens includes:
- the nadA gene encoding quinolinate synthase NadA, with the protein MNEQISAASLYDRVSRVIPKAEWMGFQDDVDAILELKRKRNAVILAHNYQTPEIFHGVADIVGDSLALARKAMEVEADVIVLAGVHFMAETAKLLNPGKTVLIPDMAAGCSLADSITPEDIALLRKAYPGVPVVTYVNTSAAVKAASDICCTSGNARQVVESLGVPRVLMLPDEYLAKNVARETNVELIAWRGHCEVHELFTADDIRELRESHPGVTVLAHPECPPDVVEAADFSGSTAVMSDYVGRERPAQVVLLTECSMSDNVAVHHPDVEFIRPCNLCPHMKRITLGNIRTALEENRHEVTVDPAIAVAARRAVERMLEV; encoded by the coding sequence GTGAACGAACAGATTTCTGCCGCAAGCCTTTATGATCGGGTCAGCCGCGTCATTCCCAAGGCGGAATGGATGGGCTTTCAGGACGATGTGGATGCGATCCTTGAGCTGAAGCGCAAACGCAACGCCGTCATCCTCGCCCATAACTACCAGACACCGGAAATCTTCCACGGCGTCGCCGATATCGTCGGCGACAGCCTCGCCCTTGCGCGCAAGGCGATGGAGGTGGAAGCGGATGTGATCGTTCTTGCCGGCGTGCATTTCATGGCCGAGACCGCAAAGCTGCTCAATCCGGGAAAAACCGTGCTTATTCCGGATATGGCCGCCGGCTGCTCGCTGGCAGACTCCATCACGCCCGAGGATATTGCGCTTTTGCGCAAGGCTTATCCGGGTGTTCCGGTCGTAACCTATGTAAACACATCCGCGGCGGTGAAGGCGGCGTCCGACATTTGCTGCACCTCCGGCAATGCCCGCCAGGTGGTGGAATCGCTCGGCGTGCCACGTGTGCTGATGTTGCCGGATGAATATCTGGCGAAGAACGTGGCGCGGGAAACCAATGTCGAGCTGATCGCCTGGCGTGGCCATTGTGAGGTGCACGAGCTTTTCACCGCCGATGACATCAGGGAATTGAGAGAAAGCCATCCCGGCGTCACCGTTCTGGCACATCCGGAATGTCCGCCGGACGTCGTGGAAGCAGCGGATTTTTCGGGCTCCACTGCCGTCATGTCGGATTATGTCGGCCGGGAGCGGCCTGCCCAAGTGGTGCTTCTGACGGAATGCTCGATGAGCGACAATGTCGCCGTGCATCACCCCGATGTCGAATTCATCCGCCCCTGCAATCTTTGCCCACATATGAAGCGCATCACGCTTGGCAATATTCGCACGGCACTGGAGGAAAACCGCCATGAGGTGACAGTCGACCCGGCTATCGCGGTTGCCGCCCGCCGCGCCGTGGAGAGGATGCTGGAGGTATGA
- a CDS encoding NUDIX hydrolase, whose translation MTIGLAHAELIAVVTAITADEPRVMTVRAGAALPSGPFEFGHRTLQSGLREWIHEQTHHPVGYLEQLYTFADRDRNNDIPGGRTISIGYLGLVREQESSGNGRALWHGWYEYFPWEDHRQGRPAVLDTIIDRLRAWADSDLACKSQRHLRADFTFGLDGGGWNEELTLQRYELLYEAGLVEEAQSEPRINFGRPMFADHRRILATGIARLRAKIKYRPVVFELMADAFTLLQLQRAIEALAGLTLHKQNFRRLIEQQQLVEETGDMTSETGGRPAKLFRFRQTVLDERALSGTKLPLSRN comes from the coding sequence GTGACCATCGGGCTTGCCCATGCTGAACTCATTGCCGTCGTCACCGCCATTACGGCGGACGAACCGCGGGTGATGACCGTCCGGGCGGGCGCGGCACTTCCCTCAGGCCCATTCGAATTTGGGCACAGGACGCTGCAAAGCGGGCTGCGGGAGTGGATCCACGAGCAGACCCATCATCCGGTCGGTTATCTCGAGCAGCTTTACACCTTCGCGGATCGCGACCGTAACAACGATATTCCCGGCGGAAGAACCATCTCCATCGGTTATCTGGGGCTGGTTCGCGAGCAGGAATCATCCGGCAACGGACGTGCGCTCTGGCACGGCTGGTATGAATATTTCCCTTGGGAGGACCATCGGCAGGGTCGCCCCGCAGTTCTGGATACCATCATCGACAGGTTGCGGGCCTGGGCGGATTCCGATCTTGCCTGCAAAAGCCAGCGTCATTTGCGGGCCGATTTCACCTTCGGGCTCGATGGCGGCGGCTGGAACGAGGAACTGACCTTGCAGCGCTACGAGTTGCTGTATGAGGCAGGCCTTGTCGAGGAAGCTCAGAGCGAGCCCCGGATCAATTTCGGCAGGCCGATGTTCGCCGATCACCGCCGCATTCTCGCCACCGGCATCGCTCGCCTGAGGGCCAAGATCAAATATCGCCCCGTGGTTTTCGAGCTGATGGCCGATGCCTTCACCCTGCTGCAATTGCAGCGCGCGATAGAGGCGCTGGCAGGGCTGACCCTGCACAAGCAGAATTTCCGTCGGCTGATCGAACAGCAGCAACTGGTGGAAGAGACCGGCGACATGACAAGCGAAACCGGTGGCCGCCCGGCAAAGCTTTTCCGTTTCCGCCAAACCGTTCTCGACGAACGCGCCCTTTCCGGAACGAAACTGCCACTCTCCCGCAATTGA
- a CDS encoding PAS domain-containing protein, whose amino-acid sequence MLEDISLEETLIGYYTWNIGQNLVYLDAVASRLRDFSFEEASHGIPVEAFIAQVEGSSRARVARAVHNSLTSGDFYDQEYRIGLKDGGFRWLRTTGRVIHDREGVPIMAMGTVRDVTARKVLLM is encoded by the coding sequence ATGTTAGAAGATATATCTCTGGAAGAGACGCTGATTGGTTATTATACGTGGAACATAGGCCAGAATCTGGTTTATCTGGATGCGGTGGCTTCGCGTCTGCGCGATTTCTCCTTTGAAGAGGCTTCTCACGGCATCCCGGTGGAAGCGTTCATTGCGCAGGTGGAGGGTAGTTCCCGCGCCCGTGTGGCAAGGGCGGTCCATAATTCGCTGACAAGCGGTGACTTTTATGATCAGGAGTATCGGATCGGGCTAAAGGACGGCGGCTTTCGCTGGCTGAGAACGACGGGCAGGGTGATCCACGACCGCGAGGGTGTTCCAATCATGGCAATGGGCACGGTTCGCGACGTTACCGCGCGCAAGGTCCTGTTGATGTAA
- a CDS encoding TIGR02300 family protein, giving the protein MAKADLGTKRTDPDTGKKFYDLNRNPVVSPYTGKSWPLSFFEESTAQAKLEQAEEEEVAEVDTENTEVELVSLEDADGDNSGDEIPDMGDDEDDVEIGDDDDTFLEADEDDDDDDMSGIIGVTGDDEEA; this is encoded by the coding sequence GTGGCAAAAGCGGACCTTGGTACCAAGCGCACAGACCCCGATACCGGCAAGAAGTTCTACGATCTGAACCGCAATCCGGTCGTTTCTCCCTATACCGGCAAGTCATGGCCGCTCTCCTTCTTCGAGGAAAGCACGGCACAGGCAAAGCTCGAGCAGGCTGAGGAAGAGGAAGTAGCGGAAGTCGATACCGAAAACACGGAAGTCGAACTCGTATCGCTGGAAGATGCCGATGGCGACAACAGCGGCGACGAGATTCCGGATATGGGCGACGACGAAGACGACGTGGAAATCGGCGACGACGACGACACCTTCCTTGAAGCCGACGAAGACGACGACGATGACGACATGTCCGGCATTATCGGCGTTACGGGCGACGACGAAGAAGCTTGA
- the cmk gene encoding (d)CMP kinase: MTHTQAESFMTFTIAIDGPAAAGKGTLSRRIAEIYGFHHLDTGLTYRATAKALLDAGLPLDDEAVAEKVALELDLAGLDRSVLSRHDIGEAASKIAVMTRVRRALVKAQQRFAAREPGTVLDGRDIGTVVCPDAPVKLYVTASADVRARRRYDEILANGGEADYDAIFAEVRQRDERDMGRADSPLKPAEDAHLLDTSEMSIEAAFQAARAIIDAALRK, translated from the coding sequence ATGACGCACACACAGGCAGAGAGCTTCATGACATTCACGATCGCCATAGACGGGCCGGCTGCGGCCGGCAAAGGAACTTTGTCGCGCAGGATCGCGGAAATCTATGGGTTCCATCATCTCGATACCGGCTTGACCTATAGGGCCACCGCCAAGGCCCTTCTCGATGCGGGCCTGCCGCTCGATGATGAGGCCGTGGCTGAAAAGGTGGCGCTGGAGCTCGACCTTGCCGGCCTCGATCGCTCGGTGCTTTCCCGGCACGATATCGGCGAAGCGGCGTCGAAAATTGCGGTGATGACGCGGGTGAGGCGCGCACTCGTCAAGGCGCAGCAGCGTTTTGCGGCAAGGGAGCCGGGCACGGTGCTGGATGGCCGAGACATCGGAACGGTTGTCTGCCCGGACGCGCCGGTGAAGCTTTACGTTACCGCGTCGGCGGATGTGCGGGCGCGACGCCGCTATGACGAAATTCTGGCCAATGGCGGAGAGGCCGATTACGACGCCATCTTCGCCGAGGTGAGGCAACGCGACGAGCGCGACATGGGCCGCGCCGACAGCCCGTTGAAACCGGCTGAAGACGCGCACTTGCTAGATACGTCGGAAATGAGTATAGAGGCGGCGTTTCAGGCCGCGCGGGCGATCATCGACGCCGCCCTGAGGAAATAG
- the rpsA gene encoding 30S ribosomal protein S1: MSVSTPTREDFAALLEESFASNDLAEGYVAKGIVTAIEKDVAIVDVGLKVEGRVPLKEFGAKSKDGTLKVGDEVEVYVERIENALGEAVLSREKARREESWVKLEAKFEAGERVEGVIFNQVKGGFTVDLDGAVAFLPRSQVDIRPIRDVTPLMHNPQPFEILKMDKRRGNIVVSRRTVLEESRAEQRSEIVQNLEEGQVVDGVVKNITDYGAFVDLGGIDGLLHVTDMAWRRVNHPSEILNIGQQVKVQIIRINQETHRISLGMKQLESDPWDGISAKYPVGKKISGTVTNITDYGAFVELEPGIEGLIHISEMSWTKKNVHPGKILSTSQEVDVVVLEVDPSKRRISLGLKQTLENPWQAFAYSHPAGTEVEGEVKNKTEFGLFIGLEGDVDGMVHLSDLDWNRPGEQVIEEFNKGDVVKAVVLDVDVEKERISLGIKQLGKDAVGEAASSGDLRKNAVVSCEVIAVNDGGVEVKLVNHEDLTSFIRRNDLARDRDDQRPERFSVGQVFDARVVNFSKKDRKVMLSIKALEIAEEKEAVAQFGSSDSGASLGDILGAALKNRGE; the protein is encoded by the coding sequence ATGTCAGTATCTACCCCCACGCGCGAAGATTTCGCAGCGCTTCTCGAAGAATCCTTTGCCTCCAACGATCTTGCCGAAGGCTATGTTGCCAAGGGTATCGTCACGGCAATCGAGAAGGACGTTGCCATCGTCGACGTCGGCCTCAAGGTTGAAGGCCGCGTACCGTTGAAGGAATTCGGCGCGAAGTCCAAGGACGGCACGCTGAAGGTCGGCGACGAAGTCGAAGTTTACGTCGAGCGCATCGAAAACGCCCTCGGCGAAGCCGTTCTGTCGCGCGAGAAGGCTCGCCGCGAAGAAAGCTGGGTCAAGCTCGAAGCCAAGTTCGAAGCTGGCGAGCGCGTCGAAGGCGTTATCTTCAACCAGGTCAAAGGTGGTTTCACCGTCGATCTGGACGGCGCTGTTGCCTTCCTTCCGCGTTCGCAGGTCGACATCCGTCCGATCCGCGACGTTACCCCGCTGATGCACAACCCGCAGCCCTTCGAAATCCTCAAGATGGACAAGCGTCGCGGCAACATCGTTGTTTCGCGCCGTACGGTTCTCGAAGAGTCGCGTGCCGAGCAGCGTTCTGAAATCGTTCAGAACCTCGAAGAAGGCCAGGTTGTTGACGGCGTCGTCAAGAACATCACCGATTACGGTGCGTTCGTTGACCTCGGCGGCATCGACGGCCTGCTGCACGTCACCGACATGGCATGGCGCCGCGTCAACCATCCTTCGGAAATCCTCAACATTGGCCAGCAGGTCAAGGTTCAGATCATCCGCATCAACCAGGAAACCCACCGTATCTCGCTCGGCATGAAGCAGCTCGAGTCCGATCCGTGGGATGGCATCTCCGCCAAGTACCCGGTTGGCAAGAAGATCTCCGGTACGGTCACGAACATCACCGACTATGGTGCATTCGTCGAGCTGGAGCCTGGCATCGAAGGCCTGATCCACATTTCCGAAATGTCCTGGACCAAGAAGAACGTACATCCCGGCAAGATCCTGTCCACGAGCCAGGAAGTCGACGTTGTCGTTCTCGAAGTCGATCCGTCCAAGCGCCGTATCTCGCTCGGCCTCAAGCAGACGCTGGAAAACCCGTGGCAGGCATTTGCCTACAGCCATCCGGCCGGCACTGAAGTTGAGGGCGAAGTCAAGAACAAGACTGAATTCGGTCTGTTCATCGGCCTCGAAGGCGATGTCGACGGCATGGTTCACCTGTCGGATCTCGACTGGAACCGTCCGGGCGAACAGGTCATCGAAGAGTTCAACAAGGGTGACGTCGTGAAGGCTGTCGTTCTTGACGTTGACGTCGAGAAGGAACGCATCTCGCTCGGCATCAAGCAGCTTGGCAAGGATGCTGTCGGCGAAGCCGCATCGTCCGGCGACCTGCGCAAGAACGCAGTCGTTTCGTGCGAAGTCATCGCCGTCAACGACGGTGGCGTGGAAGTGAAGCTCGTCAACCACGAAGACCTCACCTCCTTCATCCGCCGCAACGACCTCGCACGCGATCGCGACGATCAGCGTCCGGAGCGTTTCTCGGTTGGCCAGGTTTTCGACGCCCGCGTCGTCAACTTCTCCAAGAAGGATCGCAAGGTCATGCTTTCGATCAAGGCTCTGGAAATTGCTGAAGAGAAGGAAGCCGTCGCACAGTTCGGTTCTTCCGACTCGGGCGCTTCGCTCGGCGACATCCTCGGCGCGGCTCTGAAGAACCGCGGCGAATAA
- a CDS encoding ribonuclease D, producing MAATIRYHEGDISAEDTARYTGAIAIDTETLGLVPRRDRLCVVQLSPGDGTADVIRIAAGQKQAPNLVRMLEDPAHQKIFHYGRFDIAVLFHTFGVTTTPVFCTKIASRLTRTYTDRHGLKDNLKEMLEVDISKAQQSSDWAAETLSPAQLEYAASDVLHLHALRDKLTHRLVRDGRLDHADACFAFLPTRAKLDLLGWEETDIFAHS from the coding sequence ATGGCCGCAACCATTCGCTATCACGAAGGCGATATTTCCGCCGAAGATACTGCGCGTTATACCGGGGCCATCGCAATCGATACGGAAACACTCGGGCTGGTGCCGCGCCGCGACCGTCTCTGCGTCGTTCAGCTTTCGCCGGGCGACGGCACCGCGGATGTCATCCGCATCGCCGCCGGACAGAAACAGGCCCCCAACCTCGTGCGCATGCTCGAAGATCCCGCCCACCAGAAGATCTTCCATTACGGCCGTTTCGATATTGCCGTCCTGTTCCACACCTTTGGCGTGACGACGACACCGGTTTTCTGCACCAAGATCGCCTCCCGCCTCACCCGCACCTATACAGACCGGCACGGCCTGAAGGACAATCTGAAGGAAATGCTGGAAGTCGATATTTCCAAGGCGCAGCAATCCTCAGACTGGGCCGCAGAGACGCTATCGCCCGCCCAGCTCGAATATGCCGCCTCCGATGTGCTGCACCTGCATGCGCTGCGCGACAAGCTGACTCACCGCCTTGTGCGCGATGGCCGCCTTGATCATGCCGACGCCTGTTTCGCGTTTCTGCCGACCCGCGCCAAGCTCGACCTTCTCGGCTGGGAAGAAACGGATATTTTCGCCCATAGCTGA
- a CDS encoding nucleoside 2-deoxyribosyltransferase, producing MTKKIYLAGPEVFLPNAREMLDLKASLARDAGFTPLSPGDLQIPPADTRIGHGCNINAVDERMMLEADAVIANLTPFRGVAADTGTSFELGFMCALGKPVFAYTNVAANHFTRIKAHYGGVATIDETGRYRGPDGLSIENFDMVDNLMLHGGILRRGGVIIVGNAPEEALYTDLDAYKRCLAAAAEKLLGQADPDRTKLAETSS from the coding sequence ATGACAAAGAAAATCTATCTCGCCGGACCGGAAGTCTTCCTCCCGAACGCGCGTGAAATGCTCGATCTCAAGGCCTCGCTGGCGCGGGATGCCGGTTTTACGCCGCTTTCACCGGGTGATCTGCAGATTCCACCGGCGGATACCCGGATCGGCCATGGCTGCAACATCAATGCCGTCGACGAGCGGATGATGCTGGAAGCGGATGCGGTGATTGCCAATCTCACACCGTTTCGCGGTGTCGCCGCCGATACGGGAACGAGCTTTGAGCTGGGTTTCATGTGCGCGCTGGGCAAGCCGGTTTTCGCCTATACCAATGTCGCGGCCAATCATTTCACCCGCATCAAGGCGCATTACGGCGGTGTTGCCACCATCGATGAAACGGGCCGGTATCGCGGGCCGGACGGGCTGTCGATCGAGAATTTCGACATGGTCGACAATCTCATGCTGCATGGTGGAATTCTGCGGCGTGGCGGTGTCATCATCGTCGGCAATGCACCTGAAGAGGCGCTCTATACGGACCTCGACGCCTATAAACGCTGCCTCGCGGCGGCGGCGGAGAAATTACTGGGACAGGCTGATCCTGACAGAACGAAATTAGCGGAGACATCATCATGA
- a CDS encoding SDR family oxidoreductase — protein MSGTILITGATSGFGQATARRFIAEGWKVIGTGRRAERLEAMAAELGSAFHGAAFDITDEDATAKALAALPEGFRDIDILVNNAGLALGTAPAPQVPLKDWQTMVNTNITGLLNVTHLVLPTLIERKGIVVNLSSVAAHWPYAGGNVYAGTKAFLRQFSLGLRSDLHGKGVRVTSIEPGMCETEFTLVRTGGNQDASDNLYKGVNPITADDIANTIYWVASQPKHININSLELMPVNQSFAGFQVHRES, from the coding sequence ATGAGCGGTACCATTCTTATCACCGGCGCCACATCCGGTTTCGGCCAGGCTACGGCGCGGCGTTTCATCGCGGAAGGCTGGAAGGTTATCGGCACAGGCCGGCGGGCGGAACGGCTGGAGGCGATGGCGGCTGAACTCGGCTCGGCCTTCCATGGTGCCGCTTTCGACATTACCGATGAGGATGCGACGGCAAAGGCGTTAGCCGCTTTGCCGGAGGGTTTCCGGGACATCGATATTCTCGTCAACAATGCCGGCCTTGCGCTTGGCACCGCGCCGGCGCCGCAGGTACCGCTGAAAGACTGGCAGACCATGGTGAACACCAATATCACTGGTCTGTTGAACGTCACCCACCTTGTCTTGCCCACGCTGATCGAGCGCAAGGGCATTGTCGTCAACCTCTCCTCGGTTGCCGCGCACTGGCCCTATGCCGGCGGCAACGTCTATGCCGGCACGAAAGCTTTCCTGCGGCAATTCTCGCTTGGCCTTCGTTCGGACCTGCACGGCAAGGGGGTGCGCGTCACGTCCATCGAACCCGGCATGTGCGAAACCGAATTCACGCTGGTGCGCACGGGCGGCAACCAGGATGCGTCGGACAATCTTTATAAGGGCGTCAATCCGATCACGGCCGACGATATCGCCAATACGATCTATTGGGTCGCCTCGCAGCCCAAACACATCAATATCAACAGTCTCGAACTCATGCCGGTCAACCAGTCCTTTGCCGGTTTTCAGGTCCATCGCGAAAGTTGA
- a CDS encoding M24 family metallopeptidase — MADFQEALKRFQPIAVSSIAEDELRLRLRGLQARMIQDNIKAVWLDASSSLTYYTGLSLGLSERIHGALVPAEGAPIYISPTFEEPKLQTLIRIKGEVAVWEEDENPFDLMAGRVAALSCPGHLVAIDPATPFVFASALMQRLEGRIMSAQPMIVAQRQVKSAAEIAIIQTAMDASYGVQKAVFEGLRPGISTTEVADFVNAAHIALGMKPLFVAVQFGEATAYPHGVPYAQTLDDGDMVLVDLGAILHGYRSDITRTYVFGNPTERQRFLWNAERDAQAAAFAAAHVGAACSDVDKAARDSLKAAGFGPDYQLPGLPHRTGHGLGLDIHEEPYIVAGNATALEPGMCFSIEPMLCVYGECGVRLEDIVYMTEAGPRWFCPPEKNLDRLFQPVAG, encoded by the coding sequence ATGGCAGACTTTCAAGAGGCGCTGAAGCGGTTTCAGCCGATCGCGGTTTCATCGATCGCTGAAGACGAGCTCAGGTTGCGGCTACGCGGCCTTCAAGCGCGGATGATCCAGGACAATATCAAGGCGGTCTGGCTCGATGCATCATCGTCGCTGACCTATTATACCGGTCTGTCACTTGGCCTTTCGGAGCGAATTCATGGCGCTCTGGTGCCAGCTGAGGGCGCACCGATCTATATCAGCCCGACATTCGAAGAGCCGAAACTTCAGACCCTCATTCGCATCAAGGGCGAAGTCGCTGTTTGGGAAGAGGATGAAAATCCCTTCGACCTGATGGCAGGACGCGTCGCGGCACTTTCCTGTCCCGGCCATCTTGTCGCCATCGACCCCGCTACACCGTTTGTTTTCGCATCCGCCCTGATGCAGCGTCTGGAAGGACGGATCATGTCCGCCCAGCCGATGATCGTCGCGCAGCGACAGGTCAAGTCCGCGGCCGAGATCGCCATCATCCAGACTGCGATGGATGCGAGTTACGGGGTGCAGAAGGCCGTATTCGAAGGGCTTCGTCCCGGCATTTCCACCACCGAAGTGGCTGATTTCGTTAACGCCGCGCATATTGCCCTTGGCATGAAACCGCTTTTTGTGGCGGTACAGTTTGGCGAGGCGACGGCCTATCCGCATGGCGTTCCCTATGCGCAGACGCTTGACGACGGCGATATGGTGCTGGTCGATCTGGGCGCCATTCTTCATGGTTATCGGTCCGACATCACCCGCACCTATGTCTTCGGAAACCCGACCGAGCGGCAGCGTTTCCTCTGGAACGCCGAACGCGATGCCCAAGCTGCGGCCTTCGCTGCGGCCCACGTCGGTGCTGCGTGTTCCGATGTCGACAAGGCCGCGCGCGACAGCCTGAAGGCGGCCGGTTTCGGCCCGGATTATCAGCTTCCGGGTCTGCCGCATCGCACCGGCCACGGGCTTGGGCTGGATATTCACGAAGAACCCTATATCGTTGCAGGAAATGCGACGGCTCTTGAGCCGGGAATGTGCTTTTCCATCGAGCCCATGCTGTGCGTTTATGGGGAATGCGGCGTCCGTCTTGAGGACATTGTTTATATGACGGAGGCGGGACCGCGCTGGTTCTGCCCGCCGGAAAAGAACCTCGACCGGCTGTTTCAGCCGGTCGCCGGGTAA
- a CDS encoding ABC transporter substrate-binding protein yields the protein MKTLTRSLLIASAIAITSAVPAMAKTFVYCSEASPEGFDPSPYTAGGTFDASAHPVYNRLAEFKKGTTEVEPGLAEKWDVSSDGLEYTFHLRKGVKWHSNEKFTPSRDFNADDVIFSYNRQGDAKNPWNQYIAGITYEYYNSMEMPSLIKEIVKVDDYTVKFVLTRPEAPFLANIAMPFASIVSKEYADTLDKAGTKEDFNNLPIGTGPFKFVAYQKDAVIRYQKNADYWGDAPKIDDLIFAITPDAAVRLQKLKAGECHLMPYPAPADLATIRADKNLKLDEQPGLNVAYFAYNTTVAPFDKPEVRKALNMAMNKQAIIDAVFQGAGQVAKNPIPPTMWSYNDSIKDDAYDPEAAKKALEAAGVKDLSMKIWAMPVQRPYMPNARRTAELIQSDFAKVGVKAEIVSFEWGEYLKKSTEVNRDGAVILGWTGDNGDPDNFMGVLLSCAATGEGGANRAQWCNKEFSELLSKAKQTTDVAERTKLYEQAQVIFKEQAPWATLAHSTQFVPMSAKVSGFTMSPLGDFTFESVDIAE from the coding sequence ATGAAAACGCTGACCCGCAGTTTGCTTATCGCCTCTGCGATTGCGATCACTTCCGCCGTGCCTGCCATGGCGAAGACCTTCGTTTATTGCTCCGAGGCATCGCCGGAAGGCTTTGATCCGTCGCCTTACACCGCTGGCGGCACCTTCGATGCCTCCGCGCACCCGGTCTACAACCGTCTGGCCGAGTTCAAGAAGGGCACGACCGAAGTCGAGCCGGGCCTTGCGGAAAAATGGGATGTTTCGAGCGATGGCCTCGAATACACGTTCCACCTGCGCAAGGGCGTAAAGTGGCACTCCAACGAGAAGTTCACGCCGAGCCGCGATTTCAACGCCGATGACGTGATCTTCAGCTACAACCGCCAGGGTGATGCGAAGAACCCGTGGAACCAGTATATCGCAGGCATCACCTACGAATATTACAACTCCATGGAAATGCCGTCGCTGATCAAGGAAATCGTCAAGGTTGACGATTACACCGTCAAGTTCGTGCTGACGCGCCCGGAAGCTCCGTTCCTCGCCAACATCGCCATGCCTTTCGCTTCGATCGTGTCGAAGGAATATGCCGATACGCTTGATAAGGCCGGCACCAAGGAAGACTTCAACAACCTGCCGATCGGCACCGGTCCGTTCAAGTTCGTCGCCTATCAGAAGGACGCGGTCATCCGCTACCAGAAGAATGCCGACTACTGGGGTGACGCGCCGAAGATCGACGATCTGATCTTCGCGATCACGCCTGATGCCGCCGTGCGTCTGCAGAAGCTGAAGGCCGGCGAATGCCACCTGATGCCTTACCCGGCCCCGGCCGATCTTGCCACCATCCGCGCCGACAAGAACCTCAAGCTCGATGAGCAGCCGGGTCTGAACGTCGCTTATTTCGCCTACAACACCACCGTTGCGCCTTTCGACAAGCCGGAAGTCCGCAAGGCGCTGAACATGGCGATGAACAAGCAGGCGATCATCGACGCCGTGTTCCAGGGCGCCGGCCAGGTTGCCAAGAACCCGATCCCGCCGACAATGTGGTCCTATAACGACAGCATCAAGGATGATGCCTACGATCCGGAAGCGGCCAAGAAGGCTCTCGAAGCCGCTGGTGTCAAGGACCTGTCGATGAAGATCTGGGCGATGCCGGTTCAGCGTCCCTACATGCCGAACGCACGCCGCACGGCCGAGCTGATCCAGTCGGATTTTGCGAAGGTTGGCGTCAAGGCCGAGATCGTCTCCTTCGAGTGGGGCGAATATCTCAAGAAGTCGACCGAAGTGAACCGCGACGGTGCCGTCATCCTCGGCTGGACCGGCGATAACGGTGACCCGGATAACTTCATGGGCGTTCTGCTCTCCTGCGCCGCAACCGGCGAAGGTGGTGCAAACCGCGCGCAGTGGTGCAACAAGGAGTTCTCCGAGCTGCTTTCCAAGGCAAAGCAGACCACTGATGTTGCCGAGCGCACCAAGCTTTATGAGCAGGCGCAGGTGATCTTCAAGGAACAGGCTCCGTGGGCGACGCTTGCGCACTCCACGCAGTTCGTTCCGATGTCCGCTAAGGTTTCCGGCTTCACCATGAGCCCGCTTGGCGATTTCACCTTCGAATCCGTCGATATCGCGGAGTAA